From the genome of Bombus pascuorum chromosome 2, iyBomPasc1.1, whole genome shotgun sequence, one region includes:
- the LOC132916651 gene encoding inositol polyphosphate-4-phosphatase type I A isoform X2, with the protein MRFNKQELLTLATQPSQKFEKEGILYVRERQEGFFRRTEISLERWCRLRGNLLFYFKSREQWSEPLGVIILEQCFVRMEQPSNQIPYGFSIVFDGGLFQALGANSAEERDSWLQALQLASYECMRSQLLALQQRIEAFSGHKHDTDIQMLRLQRGISTDPAEIPICEISLACDNLLCDGHGRPPNPVLEVDVQVKSSKTWIKYARTEVVERSSNPGFLTTVSFRASDGLTTETKVRITAYDVRERVSQTATPIGSAIVTLNAIQDTPRLRIPLKSAKTTTVGFLTINVWNLEAEDRGNSTESTPSKEPSCGMNHQVLSHRRSQSLPPRLGTKIKLPHQGQLKLLFANPYIQTYRFHSGLGGDICVHEIMAESKLCFQFPQHLLAIWIQEEKELLQEVAGMGELREPWHTKQIELLDRHLHLLHLYSQAKENLAAFKGSYFKRSSRRNDRTLEFAPVNLHLQRMWVHNDTLNRCGFYDFITVGAFTAHSHKSKNGGLIRLLQALKESPTRGNQLYQGTSKITMAHDAIQAIKQLRRDVVDAMRALMKLAKDKQTSGMLPICEDMITKTRILLSLWDPGLVEEALTFLEEYKVAKVHETSNENSLNLDFKTNQSLSPFKRITQQLNFDLKSPDFDDFVTPDTPECVRDLWTKENEKNGYTASFPSKNEHVHVNHHVNTTNQDNVTDGKDEENFVIFPDVENDAKNSEIIETCADTSTSGNVNDDADDINDSGNNPVVNDTILATNASKCEDNDEREADIKGDIDPCKRFLDTQKMCNSPSANYYKPTDEPEPWDLTQLNIEASVMCLVSKVKFLCGRCSSPAVRLRNKNIVGRSHSLKGCAPTNRNKTVHVVTIQPKNDIKSNDESSKLLDASVENRSNFRQQPSPGSEKIPAFSKAKEVCQAVDSMTRMIKSNSGQRNKFTEGLDFASIVDWTSELRPSMKKLRQAMDGLLKTARLTHSVFRVQEDPKMAQRACNVRYRRDVCFSQALTSLVSGLMAKLWCQRPDPMFLLILTTLGPLVSFEGLVSYYGDEIDMWGDMTVAVEDMHTVTFTLTRCGIEPRFEGNCNAPFQQPLPRVLGSRTALTVVLPVPDAIYSLLPLVPSSRQTISFNVTPVFFNVGINEMASLAESLGTTKPQEKSNMDNFERLNEYYLRFKKLNLPTETSSKRLGARSPLGQTLAELMTNLKTSVQAKVNKNVEVLQLSSQICRRMRGLRFTSCKSAKDRTGMSVTLEQVNILTAEYHLAEHEYIRALDCMRSEGCRRENTWKNIGIRKYAFNSLQILTFPKLYRPPTGTYGSAQT; encoded by the exons TAAGTTTGGAGAGATGGTGCAGATTACGGGGAAAcctattgttttatttcaaatcaCGGGAGCAATGGTCGGAACCTTTAGGTGTGATAATACTGGAACAATGTTTTGTTCGCATGGAACAACCGAGCAATCAGATCCCGTATGGATTCAGTATAG TATTCGACGGAGGTTTATTCCAAGCGTTAGGTGCAAATTCGGCCGAGGAGAGGGACAGTTGGTTACAAGCCCTTCAGCTTGCCAGCTACGAGTGTATGCGAAGTCAGTTATTGGCATTGCAGCAACGCATAGAAGCGTTCAGTGGGCACAAACACGACACCGACATCCAAATGTTACGCTTGCAACGTGGAATTTCGACAG ATCCTGCCGAAATACCGATATGCGAGATATCGTTGGCATGCGACAACCTCCTTTGCGACGGTCATGGTCGACCACCTAATCCGGTTCTAGAGGTAGATGTGCAAGTGAAAAGTTCAAAAACTTGGATCAAGTATGCGCGAACTGAGGTAGTGGAG CGAAGCAGCAATCCCGGTTTTCTAACGACTGTCAGCTTCCGAGCTAGTGACGGGCTAACCACTGAGACCAAAGTGAGGATAACCGCATACGATGTCAGGGAACGCGTGAGCCAAACGGCGACACCGATTGGAAGCGCGATCGTGACGTTGAACGCGATTCAAGATACACCTAG GTTGAGGATACCTTTGAAGTCGGCAAAAACAACAACCGTTGGCTTTTTGACGATCAACGTGTGGAATTTGGAAGCGGAAGACAGAGGGAACAGTACAGAAAGTACCCCATCCAAGGAACCTTCTTGCGGAATGAATCATCAG GTACTTTCGCACCGACGATCACAATCACTACCACCTAGATTGGGAACCAAAATCAAGTTGCCGCATCAAGGACAACTCAAGCTTCTCTTTGCTAATCCATACATACAAACATACAg GTTTCACTCTGGTTTAGGCGGCGATATTTGCGTACACGAAATCATGGCAGAGAGTAAACTTTGTTTCCAATTCCCACAGCATTTACT TGCAATTTGGATtcaagaagagaaagaacTGCTGCAAGAAGTAGCCGGCATGGGTGAACTACGAGAGCCCTGGCATACAAAGCAAATCGAATTGCTCGATCGCCATCTTCATCTTTTACATCTTTATTCACAAGCTAAAGAGAATTTGGCCGCGTTCAAAG GAAGTTATTTCAAGCGATCGTCGCGCAGAAACGATAGGACGCTCGAATTTGCACCTGTCAACTTACACCTTCAAAGAATGTGGGTGCATAACGATACGTTAAACAGATGCGGATTTTATGACTTTATCACTGTCGGAGCATTCACTGCGCATTcgcataaaagtaaaaacggcGGACTCATTAG GTTGCTGCAAGCGCTAAAAGAATCGCCAACGCGTGGTAATCAGTTGTATCAAGGGACATCAAAGATAACGATGGCGCACGATGCTATTCAAGCAATTAAGCAACTCCGGCGAGATGTTGTCGACGCTATGCGTGCTTTGATGAAACTCGCAAAAGACAAACAAACCAGTGGAATGTTACCAATTTGCGAAGATATGATCACAAAGACGAGAATTTTGCTCAGTCTGTGGGATCCTGGCTTGGTCGAAGAAGCATTAACTTTTCTAGAGGAATACAAAGTAGCCAAAGTTCATGAAACTTCGAACGAAAACTCTCTGAATTTAGACTTTAAAACGAACCAATCGTTGTCTCCTTTTAAGAGAATTACGCAACAGTTGAACTTTGACTTGAAAAGTCCGGACTTTGACGATTTCGTTACACCCGATACTCCGGAATGTGTGAGAGATCTGTGGACAAAAGAGAACGAGAAAAACGGTTATACGGCCTCGTTTCCTTCGAAAAACGAACACGTTCATGTGAACCATCACGTTAACACCACTAATCAAGATAACGTTACCGATGGAAaggacgaagaaaattttgttatttttccagaTGTCGAAAACGATGCTAAAAATTCGGAAATTATCGAAACTTGCGCAGATACGTCGACCAGTGGAAACGTCAATGACGACGCCGATGACATCAACGACAGTGGGAACAATCCCGTTGTTAACGATACCATCTTGGCTACAAATGCTAGCAAATGCGAGGACAACGACGAACGAGAGGCGGATATCAAAGGCGACATTGATCCATGCAAACGGTTCCTAGATACTCAAAAGATGTGCAATTCACCGTCTGCTAATTACTACAAACCTACCGACGAACCCGAGCCGTGGGATCTGACCCAATTAAATATTGAGGCGAGTGTAATGTGTTTAGTGTCGAAAGTCAAGTTTCTTTGTGGAAGATGTAGCAGTCCAGCTGTACGGTTgcggaataaaaatatcgtaggCAGATCGCATAGCTTGAAAGGATGCGCTCCGACTAATCGTAACAAAACTGTTCATGTTGTGACGATTCAACCGAAAAACGACATTAAAAGTAACGACGAGTCGAGCAAGTTACTCGATGCATCTGTGGAAAATCGTTCAAATTTTCGACAACAACCGAGTCCAGGTTCTGAAAAGATACCAGCCTTTTCTAAAGCCAAAGAAG TGTGTCAAGCTGTCGATTCGATGACGCGAATGATTAAAAGCAATTCAGGACAAAGGAACAAATTCACCGAAGGCTTAGATTTTGCCTCAATCGTCGATTGGACTAGCGAGCTCAGACCGAGTATGAAAAAATTACGCCAAGCTATGGATGGATTGCTGAAAACTGCTCGATTGACGCATTCGGTATTTAGAGTGCAAGAGGATCCGAAAATGGCTCAACGCGCTTGTAACGTTCGGTATAGGCGAGACGTATGCTTTAGTCAAGCG TTGACTAGCTTGGTATCGGGATTGATGGCAAAGCTTTGGTGTCAAAGACCCGATCCCATGTTTCTTCTAATCTTGACCACCCTTGGTCCTCTGGTCTCGTTCGAGGGACTTGTCAGTTATTACGGAGACGAGATAGATATGTGGGGAGACATGACTGTAGCGGTAGAAGATATGCATACCGTAACTTTCACATTGACCAGGTGTGGAATTGAACCGAG GTTCGAGGGAAATTGTAACGCTCCGTTTCAACAACCACTACCAAGAGTACTCGGTTCTCGAACAGCATTAACAGTGGTACTTCCTGTGCCGGATGCGATCTATTCTCTGCTGCCGTTGGTTCCTTCTTCTAGGCAAACGATTTCCTTCAATGTTACCCCGGTCTTCTTTAACGTCGGTATTAACGAAATGGCTTCCTTGGCGGAGAGTCTCGGAACCACGAAACCACAGGAAAAAAGCAATATGGATAATTTCGAAAGATTGAACGAGTATTATTTGCGTTTCAAGAAGCTGAATTTGCCAACGGAAACGTCGTCAAAACGAC TTGGCGCAAGATCGCCGCTCGGCCAAACGTTAGCAGAACTGATGACGAATCTAAAGACAAGTGTCCAGGCCAAAGTAAACAAGAACGTGGAGGTGTTACAATTATCCTCACAAATTTGTCGAAGAATGCGCGGTTTGAGATTTACCAGTTGCAAAAGCGCAAAGGATCGCACCGGGATGTCAGTAACACTGGAGCAAGTGAACATCTTGACCGCCGAATATCACCTGGCCGAACACGAATACATTAGAGCGCTCGACTGTATGCGAAG CGAAGGATGTCGACGGGAAAACACGTGGAAAAATATCGGAATTCGGAAATACGCGTTCAATAGCTTGCAGATACTGACATTTCCGAAACTGTATCGGCCACCGACAGGAACTTATGGATCCGCACAAACTTAA
- the LOC132916651 gene encoding inositol polyphosphate-4-phosphatase type I A isoform X1, giving the protein MRFNKQELLTLATQPSQKFEKEGILYVRERQEGFFRRTESTGKKSDNKYQKGKTHKTLRDLSCVTASTSKVSLERWCRLRGNLLFYFKSREQWSEPLGVIILEQCFVRMEQPSNQIPYGFSIVFDGGLFQALGANSAEERDSWLQALQLASYECMRSQLLALQQRIEAFSGHKHDTDIQMLRLQRGISTDPAEIPICEISLACDNLLCDGHGRPPNPVLEVDVQVKSSKTWIKYARTEVVERSSNPGFLTTVSFRASDGLTTETKVRITAYDVRERVSQTATPIGSAIVTLNAIQDTPRLRIPLKSAKTTTVGFLTINVWNLEAEDRGNSTESTPSKEPSCGMNHQVLSHRRSQSLPPRLGTKIKLPHQGQLKLLFANPYIQTYRFHSGLGGDICVHEIMAESKLCFQFPQHLLAIWIQEEKELLQEVAGMGELREPWHTKQIELLDRHLHLLHLYSQAKENLAAFKGSYFKRSSRRNDRTLEFAPVNLHLQRMWVHNDTLNRCGFYDFITVGAFTAHSHKSKNGGLIRLLQALKESPTRGNQLYQGTSKITMAHDAIQAIKQLRRDVVDAMRALMKLAKDKQTSGMLPICEDMITKTRILLSLWDPGLVEEALTFLEEYKVAKVHETSNENSLNLDFKTNQSLSPFKRITQQLNFDLKSPDFDDFVTPDTPECVRDLWTKENEKNGYTASFPSKNEHVHVNHHVNTTNQDNVTDGKDEENFVIFPDVENDAKNSEIIETCADTSTSGNVNDDADDINDSGNNPVVNDTILATNASKCEDNDEREADIKGDIDPCKRFLDTQKMCNSPSANYYKPTDEPEPWDLTQLNIEASVMCLVSKVKFLCGRCSSPAVRLRNKNIVGRSHSLKGCAPTNRNKTVHVVTIQPKNDIKSNDESSKLLDASVENRSNFRQQPSPGSEKIPAFSKAKEVCQAVDSMTRMIKSNSGQRNKFTEGLDFASIVDWTSELRPSMKKLRQAMDGLLKTARLTHSVFRVQEDPKMAQRACNVRYRRDVCFSQALTSLVSGLMAKLWCQRPDPMFLLILTTLGPLVSFEGLVSYYGDEIDMWGDMTVAVEDMHTVTFTLTRCGIEPRFEGNCNAPFQQPLPRVLGSRTALTVVLPVPDAIYSLLPLVPSSRQTISFNVTPVFFNVGINEMASLAESLGTTKPQEKSNMDNFERLNEYYLRFKKLNLPTETSSKRLGARSPLGQTLAELMTNLKTSVQAKVNKNVEVLQLSSQICRRMRGLRFTSCKSAKDRTGMSVTLEQVNILTAEYHLAEHEYIRALDCMRSEGCRRENTWKNIGIRKYAFNSLQILTFPKLYRPPTGTYGSAQT; this is encoded by the exons GTACAGGTAAAAAATCTGACAACAAATATCAAAAGGGAAAAACACATAAGACACTACGAGACCTCAGTTGTGTTACAGCCAGTACGAGTAAAG TAAGTTTGGAGAGATGGTGCAGATTACGGGGAAAcctattgttttatttcaaatcaCGGGAGCAATGGTCGGAACCTTTAGGTGTGATAATACTGGAACAATGTTTTGTTCGCATGGAACAACCGAGCAATCAGATCCCGTATGGATTCAGTATAG TATTCGACGGAGGTTTATTCCAAGCGTTAGGTGCAAATTCGGCCGAGGAGAGGGACAGTTGGTTACAAGCCCTTCAGCTTGCCAGCTACGAGTGTATGCGAAGTCAGTTATTGGCATTGCAGCAACGCATAGAAGCGTTCAGTGGGCACAAACACGACACCGACATCCAAATGTTACGCTTGCAACGTGGAATTTCGACAG ATCCTGCCGAAATACCGATATGCGAGATATCGTTGGCATGCGACAACCTCCTTTGCGACGGTCATGGTCGACCACCTAATCCGGTTCTAGAGGTAGATGTGCAAGTGAAAAGTTCAAAAACTTGGATCAAGTATGCGCGAACTGAGGTAGTGGAG CGAAGCAGCAATCCCGGTTTTCTAACGACTGTCAGCTTCCGAGCTAGTGACGGGCTAACCACTGAGACCAAAGTGAGGATAACCGCATACGATGTCAGGGAACGCGTGAGCCAAACGGCGACACCGATTGGAAGCGCGATCGTGACGTTGAACGCGATTCAAGATACACCTAG GTTGAGGATACCTTTGAAGTCGGCAAAAACAACAACCGTTGGCTTTTTGACGATCAACGTGTGGAATTTGGAAGCGGAAGACAGAGGGAACAGTACAGAAAGTACCCCATCCAAGGAACCTTCTTGCGGAATGAATCATCAG GTACTTTCGCACCGACGATCACAATCACTACCACCTAGATTGGGAACCAAAATCAAGTTGCCGCATCAAGGACAACTCAAGCTTCTCTTTGCTAATCCATACATACAAACATACAg GTTTCACTCTGGTTTAGGCGGCGATATTTGCGTACACGAAATCATGGCAGAGAGTAAACTTTGTTTCCAATTCCCACAGCATTTACT TGCAATTTGGATtcaagaagagaaagaacTGCTGCAAGAAGTAGCCGGCATGGGTGAACTACGAGAGCCCTGGCATACAAAGCAAATCGAATTGCTCGATCGCCATCTTCATCTTTTACATCTTTATTCACAAGCTAAAGAGAATTTGGCCGCGTTCAAAG GAAGTTATTTCAAGCGATCGTCGCGCAGAAACGATAGGACGCTCGAATTTGCACCTGTCAACTTACACCTTCAAAGAATGTGGGTGCATAACGATACGTTAAACAGATGCGGATTTTATGACTTTATCACTGTCGGAGCATTCACTGCGCATTcgcataaaagtaaaaacggcGGACTCATTAG GTTGCTGCAAGCGCTAAAAGAATCGCCAACGCGTGGTAATCAGTTGTATCAAGGGACATCAAAGATAACGATGGCGCACGATGCTATTCAAGCAATTAAGCAACTCCGGCGAGATGTTGTCGACGCTATGCGTGCTTTGATGAAACTCGCAAAAGACAAACAAACCAGTGGAATGTTACCAATTTGCGAAGATATGATCACAAAGACGAGAATTTTGCTCAGTCTGTGGGATCCTGGCTTGGTCGAAGAAGCATTAACTTTTCTAGAGGAATACAAAGTAGCCAAAGTTCATGAAACTTCGAACGAAAACTCTCTGAATTTAGACTTTAAAACGAACCAATCGTTGTCTCCTTTTAAGAGAATTACGCAACAGTTGAACTTTGACTTGAAAAGTCCGGACTTTGACGATTTCGTTACACCCGATACTCCGGAATGTGTGAGAGATCTGTGGACAAAAGAGAACGAGAAAAACGGTTATACGGCCTCGTTTCCTTCGAAAAACGAACACGTTCATGTGAACCATCACGTTAACACCACTAATCAAGATAACGTTACCGATGGAAaggacgaagaaaattttgttatttttccagaTGTCGAAAACGATGCTAAAAATTCGGAAATTATCGAAACTTGCGCAGATACGTCGACCAGTGGAAACGTCAATGACGACGCCGATGACATCAACGACAGTGGGAACAATCCCGTTGTTAACGATACCATCTTGGCTACAAATGCTAGCAAATGCGAGGACAACGACGAACGAGAGGCGGATATCAAAGGCGACATTGATCCATGCAAACGGTTCCTAGATACTCAAAAGATGTGCAATTCACCGTCTGCTAATTACTACAAACCTACCGACGAACCCGAGCCGTGGGATCTGACCCAATTAAATATTGAGGCGAGTGTAATGTGTTTAGTGTCGAAAGTCAAGTTTCTTTGTGGAAGATGTAGCAGTCCAGCTGTACGGTTgcggaataaaaatatcgtaggCAGATCGCATAGCTTGAAAGGATGCGCTCCGACTAATCGTAACAAAACTGTTCATGTTGTGACGATTCAACCGAAAAACGACATTAAAAGTAACGACGAGTCGAGCAAGTTACTCGATGCATCTGTGGAAAATCGTTCAAATTTTCGACAACAACCGAGTCCAGGTTCTGAAAAGATACCAGCCTTTTCTAAAGCCAAAGAAG TGTGTCAAGCTGTCGATTCGATGACGCGAATGATTAAAAGCAATTCAGGACAAAGGAACAAATTCACCGAAGGCTTAGATTTTGCCTCAATCGTCGATTGGACTAGCGAGCTCAGACCGAGTATGAAAAAATTACGCCAAGCTATGGATGGATTGCTGAAAACTGCTCGATTGACGCATTCGGTATTTAGAGTGCAAGAGGATCCGAAAATGGCTCAACGCGCTTGTAACGTTCGGTATAGGCGAGACGTATGCTTTAGTCAAGCG TTGACTAGCTTGGTATCGGGATTGATGGCAAAGCTTTGGTGTCAAAGACCCGATCCCATGTTTCTTCTAATCTTGACCACCCTTGGTCCTCTGGTCTCGTTCGAGGGACTTGTCAGTTATTACGGAGACGAGATAGATATGTGGGGAGACATGACTGTAGCGGTAGAAGATATGCATACCGTAACTTTCACATTGACCAGGTGTGGAATTGAACCGAG GTTCGAGGGAAATTGTAACGCTCCGTTTCAACAACCACTACCAAGAGTACTCGGTTCTCGAACAGCATTAACAGTGGTACTTCCTGTGCCGGATGCGATCTATTCTCTGCTGCCGTTGGTTCCTTCTTCTAGGCAAACGATTTCCTTCAATGTTACCCCGGTCTTCTTTAACGTCGGTATTAACGAAATGGCTTCCTTGGCGGAGAGTCTCGGAACCACGAAACCACAGGAAAAAAGCAATATGGATAATTTCGAAAGATTGAACGAGTATTATTTGCGTTTCAAGAAGCTGAATTTGCCAACGGAAACGTCGTCAAAACGAC TTGGCGCAAGATCGCCGCTCGGCCAAACGTTAGCAGAACTGATGACGAATCTAAAGACAAGTGTCCAGGCCAAAGTAAACAAGAACGTGGAGGTGTTACAATTATCCTCACAAATTTGTCGAAGAATGCGCGGTTTGAGATTTACCAGTTGCAAAAGCGCAAAGGATCGCACCGGGATGTCAGTAACACTGGAGCAAGTGAACATCTTGACCGCCGAATATCACCTGGCCGAACACGAATACATTAGAGCGCTCGACTGTATGCGAAG CGAAGGATGTCGACGGGAAAACACGTGGAAAAATATCGGAATTCGGAAATACGCGTTCAATAGCTTGCAGATACTGACATTTCCGAAACTGTATCGGCCACCGACAGGAACTTATGGATCCGCACAAACTTAA